A stretch of Desulfotalea psychrophila LSv54 DNA encodes these proteins:
- a CDS encoding Lcl C-terminal domain-containing protein encodes MSLFNKVKVGEKIISPIDWEMSPDLCFGTYESWGGRERVRNNAECVYYFFVDNWGDKPKLCLMERAVKHAKVIAEVLAPLVMLEHCVASQGVASRFEQSYPINEEIKDWLLKNVLDGGREDLLIPLVDEEGEGEDMGESLPEFTGLASSEAITELPRESAIIKDDEIEGIIKKWNFYDSNINHSGGFASRLSAFGDDAVVDSATGLMWQRGGLDIASIRTIQRGIAELNERGLAGFHDWRLPSMEEAMSLMEPGKNGKDLFLPLCFSKQQPFIFVAAQRKPGGYWFVDYKQGRAFWSSGTIPGAFARLVRTV; translated from the coding sequence ATGAGTTTGTTTAATAAGGTGAAGGTTGGCGAAAAAATTATTAGTCCAATTGATTGGGAAATGAGTCCGGATCTCTGCTTTGGCACCTATGAATCTTGGGGCGGTCGTGAGCGTGTGCGCAATAATGCTGAGTGTGTCTACTATTTTTTTGTTGATAATTGGGGTGATAAACCCAAACTTTGTCTGATGGAACGGGCGGTGAAACACGCCAAGGTCATAGCGGAGGTACTTGCCCCTCTTGTCATGTTGGAGCACTGTGTTGCCAGTCAGGGAGTTGCCTCTCGCTTTGAGCAAAGCTACCCTATTAACGAAGAGATTAAAGATTGGCTGCTTAAAAATGTTCTTGATGGTGGCAGGGAAGATCTTCTTATTCCCCTGGTTGATGAGGAGGGTGAGGGCGAGGATATGGGTGAGTCACTCCCTGAATTTACGGGTTTGGCCAGTTCAGAGGCTATAACGGAACTCCCTCGTGAATCGGCTATTATTAAGGATGATGAGATCGAAGGAATTATCAAAAAATGGAATTTTTATGATAGCAATATTAACCATTCTGGAGGCTTCGCTAGCAGGTTGTCGGCTTTCGGCGATGATGCGGTGGTTGACAGTGCTACAGGGCTGATGTGGCAGCGTGGAGGTCTGGATATTGCCTCTATCAGAACCATACAGCGTGGCATTGCTGAGCTTAATGAGCGAGGTCTTGCCGGTTTTCATGATTGGCGGCTCCCAAGCATGGAGGAGGCTATGTCACTTATGGAGCCTGGCAAAAATGGTAAGGATCTCTTTCTGCCCCTCTGCTTTTCCAAGCAGCAGCCTTTTATCTTTGTTGCCGCTCAGCGTAAGCCAGGTGGATATTGGTTTGTTGACTATAAGCAGGGGCGGGCCTTTTGGTCTTCTGGTACCATTCCCGGTGCTTTTGCCCGGCTTGTGAGGACTGTTTAA
- a CDS encoding NUDIX domain-containing protein, which translates to MKCPHCQGPITIYRNPIPTVDIIIEIEEKVVLIERKNTPHGWAIPGGFVDYGESFETAALREAEEETGIKLKEIEQFRTYSAPDRDPRQHTASTVFFARGDGQQPRGGDDALRAELFSWDDLPAGIVFDHKKILAEFRAFSQNLRT; encoded by the coding sequence ATGAAATGCCCACACTGCCAAGGACCAATCACTATCTACAGAAATCCAATCCCCACCGTTGATATCATTATCGAAATAGAGGAAAAGGTGGTGCTGATAGAGAGAAAAAACACTCCTCATGGTTGGGCCATTCCGGGCGGCTTTGTCGACTACGGTGAATCCTTTGAGACAGCGGCATTGCGCGAGGCAGAGGAGGAGACAGGGATAAAGCTAAAGGAGATAGAGCAGTTTAGAACCTATTCAGCCCCGGACAGAGACCCACGCCAGCACACCGCCTCAACCGTTTTCTTTGCCAGAGGAGATGGACAACAGCCCCGAGGTGGAGACGATGCCCTCCGGGCAGAACTCTTTTCCTGGGATGACCTGCCTGCAGGAATTGTCTTTGATCACAAAAAAATACTCGCCGAATTCAGAGCATTTTCTCAGAATTTGAGGACATAA
- the typA gene encoding translational GTPase TypA, giving the protein MEQSKIRNVAIIAHVDHGKTTLVDELFKQSGMFRDNQAVSERLMDSGDIEKERGITITAKNGSYHYDDHMINIIDTPGHADFGGQVERVLRMADGALLLVDAQEGPMPQTYFVLKKALENHLPVIVVINKIDKPAARCDWVVDQVFDLFVKLNAPDHILDFPIVYASAKEGYALLNPDDEIVDGGSMECISRMIIEQTPAPVGSVDAPLQMQVGTIDYSPYLGRLGIGKVVNGTMTINQPIAVARRDGSLTPVRITKIYRFECDGKVSIESASVGEIVAVAGMDDVNVGVTFTDLANPTPLPLIEIDPPTISMHFIPNDSPFAGREGKYVTSRHIGDRLEKEILSDVALRYEPLTDAVGFKVSGRGELHLSILIENMRREGFEFQVTRPQVIMREDDNGQVLEPYETLTVDVDELYQGPVIEKLGKLKGQMEEMTLANGMVRLIYKIPTRGLLGYKSQFMTDTKGMGMMAYVFSEYGPYAGDIINRVNGVLIAKETCVAVAFALFNLQDRGYLIVKPGDPLYAGQIVGEHARAADLVVNPAKGKKLTNMRASGSDEAVILVPAKAMTLEDCIAYINDDELVEVTPQSIRLRKKPGVRIRS; this is encoded by the coding sequence ATGGAACAAAGTAAAATTCGTAACGTTGCTATTATCGCCCACGTTGATCATGGAAAAACAACCTTGGTTGATGAGCTTTTTAAACAGTCTGGTATGTTCAGAGATAACCAGGCAGTGTCCGAGCGTCTTATGGACTCCGGCGATATTGAAAAAGAGCGCGGAATTACCATTACCGCTAAAAACGGTTCATACCATTACGACGATCATATGATTAACATCATTGATACCCCAGGCCATGCCGATTTCGGTGGCCAGGTAGAGCGTGTTTTGCGTATGGCGGATGGAGCCCTGCTCCTCGTTGATGCTCAGGAAGGACCAATGCCACAGACCTACTTTGTTCTTAAGAAGGCCCTTGAGAACCATCTTCCTGTAATCGTGGTAATTAACAAAATTGACAAGCCAGCAGCTCGTTGTGACTGGGTTGTAGATCAGGTTTTCGACCTCTTTGTTAAGTTGAATGCCCCTGATCATATCCTTGACTTTCCTATTGTCTACGCCTCGGCGAAAGAGGGCTATGCCCTTCTTAATCCTGATGATGAGATCGTTGATGGTGGTAGTATGGAGTGTATCTCCAGGATGATCATCGAACAGACTCCAGCACCAGTGGGTTCTGTTGATGCTCCTCTGCAGATGCAGGTTGGTACCATTGATTATTCTCCATACCTTGGTCGTCTTGGCATTGGTAAAGTTGTGAATGGCACCATGACCATCAATCAACCCATTGCTGTGGCCCGTCGTGATGGATCTCTCACCCCTGTTCGTATCACCAAAATTTACCGTTTTGAGTGTGATGGCAAGGTGTCAATAGAGAGTGCCAGCGTTGGTGAAATTGTTGCTGTTGCCGGTATGGATGATGTAAACGTTGGTGTAACATTTACCGACCTTGCGAATCCAACCCCTCTGCCACTCATTGAGATCGATCCACCTACCATCTCCATGCATTTCATTCCAAACGATTCACCTTTTGCTGGTCGTGAAGGAAAGTATGTTACCTCACGTCATATTGGTGATCGTCTTGAAAAAGAGATTCTCTCCGATGTTGCCCTTCGCTATGAGCCTCTCACCGATGCTGTAGGTTTTAAGGTATCTGGTCGTGGTGAATTGCATCTTTCCATTCTTATTGAGAATATGCGTCGTGAAGGATTTGAGTTTCAGGTAACCCGTCCTCAAGTTATCATGCGCGAAGATGATAATGGTCAGGTACTTGAGCCATACGAAACCCTTACCGTTGACGTTGATGAACTCTATCAGGGACCGGTTATTGAGAAGCTTGGTAAATTGAAAGGTCAGATGGAAGAGATGACCCTTGCAAATGGCATGGTTCGTTTGATTTACAAGATTCCAACCCGTGGTCTTTTGGGTTATAAATCACAATTTATGACCGATACCAAGGGAATGGGCATGATGGCTTATGTCTTCTCCGAGTACGGTCCATATGCTGGTGATATTATTAACCGTGTGAACGGCGTTCTGATTGCAAAAGAGACCTGTGTAGCCGTAGCCTTCGCACTCTTCAACCTTCAGGATCGTGGTTACCTTATTGTTAAGCCGGGCGATCCCCTTTATGCGGGACAGATTGTTGGTGAGCATGCTCGTGCAGCTGATTTGGTTGTTAACCCAGCTAAGGGCAAGAAACTTACCAATATGCGTGCCTCTGGTTCCGATGAAGCCGTTATTCTTGTTCCAGCAAAGGCAATGACCTTGGAAGATTGTATTGCCTATATCAACGATGATGAGCTCGTTGAGGTAACTCCTCAGTCCATTCGTCTGCGTAAGAAGCCAGGCGTACGAATTCGTAGTTAG
- a CDS encoding DUF2058 domain-containing protein codes for MSNPFQDQFLKLGLVDKKQVTKSKKVQHQKKKQKVAKNAAPVVDENALLAQEAQEKKRIRAQELNRQREEKLRKREAMAAVKQIITQNRIEKDKKGLAYHFTDDKKIQRIFVAKEVADQLSKGRLGIVAFAAGYEVVNRAVIEKIESLATGTFVFIAEMTADLDEEDPYAEYQIPDDLMW; via the coding sequence ATGAGCAATCCATTTCAGGACCAGTTCTTAAAGCTTGGCCTAGTTGATAAGAAGCAGGTGACCAAGAGTAAAAAAGTTCAACATCAGAAGAAGAAACAAAAGGTTGCCAAAAATGCAGCACCTGTAGTTGATGAAAACGCCCTCTTGGCTCAGGAGGCTCAGGAGAAGAAACGGATTCGGGCTCAGGAGCTTAATCGTCAGCGTGAGGAAAAATTACGCAAGCGTGAAGCGATGGCTGCGGTAAAACAGATTATTACTCAGAATCGTATAGAAAAAGACAAGAAAGGTCTTGCCTATCATTTTACCGATGATAAAAAAATACAGCGCATCTTCGTTGCTAAAGAGGTTGCCGATCAACTCAGCAAGGGGCGATTGGGTATTGTTGCTTTTGCGGCAGGTTATGAGGTTGTGAACCGGGCTGTCATTGAGAAAATAGAGAGTCTTGCCACAGGTACCTTTGTCTTTATTGCTGAAATGACAGCTGATCTTGATGAAGAAGATCCCTATGCGGAGTATCAAATCCCCGATGATCTTATGTGGTAG
- a CDS encoding AMP-binding protein, protein MNAGEELSMTLNHLVDMSCEKFAALPAIGMAMAHPLTYEEMQRRIIALAASLQAEGIKKGGRIAILAENSDRWGVVYLAAVRIGAIVVPILPDLPESDVHHILSEMKVGALFITHRQLEKVYDFSGSFPELVVTLDDSDSFAEVFTVTSYSTYLENALEGLQGQEGAPHFPEVEEDDIASILYTSGTSGYSKAVMLSHGNFSANAHAASELAEIEPGAVWLSILPISHTYEFTCGFILPLLCGARIAYAGKTPTPAILQKLCQHERPFAIFAVPLVLEKIYKKRVLPQIEKSKLLTLICKTSLGRNFIYKRIGRKLIEFFGGNLGIMGIGGAALNPEVAQFLTDAQFPYLIGYGMTEAAPLIAGGPLGDKTIATGSTGKPLPGVQVKIVDGDAETGVGEILARGPNVMQGYYNDREESGRVLSEDGWLSTGDLGRLDAAGNLHISGRLKNVIVMANGENVYPEVIEHKINSFLWVVESLLLEKENGLEASVYPDYEYVDEQTNGQSGEERRRFIEHLLEEMRIEVNATLSRSSHIARIFERREPFTKTATHKIKRYLYDT, encoded by the coding sequence ATGAATGCGGGAGAAGAACTGTCTATGACCCTCAATCATCTTGTTGATATGAGCTGTGAAAAATTTGCTGCCCTGCCAGCCATTGGCATGGCTATGGCTCATCCTCTAACCTATGAGGAGATGCAGAGGAGGATTATTGCCCTTGCCGCCAGCCTGCAGGCAGAGGGGATAAAAAAGGGTGGCCGTATTGCAATCCTTGCTGAAAATTCCGATAGGTGGGGTGTAGTTTATCTTGCTGCTGTTCGAATAGGTGCCATTGTCGTGCCTATCCTGCCCGACCTGCCGGAAAGTGATGTGCATCATATCCTTTCCGAAATGAAGGTGGGGGCACTTTTTATCACCCATCGCCAGTTAGAGAAGGTCTATGATTTTAGTGGTTCCTTTCCAGAGTTAGTTGTAACCCTTGATGATAGTGATAGTTTTGCCGAAGTCTTTACCGTTACCTCCTATAGTACCTATCTTGAAAATGCCCTTGAAGGTTTGCAGGGGCAGGAGGGGGCACCTCATTTTCCTGAGGTGGAAGAAGATGATATTGCCTCTATTCTCTATACCTCTGGTACCTCGGGGTATTCAAAGGCAGTTATGCTTTCCCATGGAAATTTTAGTGCAAATGCTCATGCGGCTTCCGAGCTTGCCGAAATTGAACCTGGTGCTGTCTGGCTTTCCATCTTGCCCATATCCCATACCTATGAGTTTACCTGTGGTTTTATCTTGCCACTCCTCTGTGGGGCGCGTATAGCCTATGCGGGCAAGACCCCGACTCCTGCTATTTTGCAAAAACTCTGTCAGCACGAGAGGCCCTTTGCCATCTTTGCTGTGCCCCTTGTCTTAGAAAAAATTTATAAAAAACGAGTGCTGCCACAGATAGAGAAGAGTAAACTCCTGACCCTGATCTGTAAAACATCTCTTGGTCGTAATTTTATCTATAAAAGAATAGGGCGAAAGCTTATTGAATTTTTTGGTGGTAATCTGGGGATTATGGGGATTGGTGGAGCTGCCCTGAATCCTGAGGTCGCCCAGTTTTTAACAGATGCTCAGTTTCCATATCTCATTGGCTATGGTATGACCGAGGCTGCTCCTCTTATTGCCGGGGGACCCCTTGGTGATAAGACTATTGCCACCGGTTCAACGGGTAAACCTCTTCCCGGTGTGCAGGTAAAGATCGTTGATGGTGATGCTGAGACAGGGGTTGGCGAGATTCTTGCCCGTGGTCCAAATGTGATGCAGGGCTACTATAATGATAGGGAAGAGAGCGGCAGAGTACTGAGCGAGGATGGTTGGTTGTCCACGGGAGACCTTGGCCGTCTGGATGCCGCTGGTAATCTCCATATCAGTGGTCGTTTGAAAAATGTCATTGTTATGGCCAACGGTGAAAATGTTTATCCCGAGGTCATTGAACATAAGATAAATTCTTTCCTCTGGGTAGTGGAGAGCCTTCTCCTTGAAAAGGAGAATGGTCTGGAGGCATCGGTTTATCCCGATTATGAGTATGTCGACGAACAGACGAATGGGCAGTCCGGTGAGGAACGACGGCGGTTCATTGAGCATCTCCTGGAGGAGATGCGGATAGAGGTGAATGCGACCCTCTCCAGGTCTTCCCATATTGCCAGGATATTTGAAAGACGGGAGCCCTTTACCAAAACGGCGACCCATAAGATAAAACGCTATCTGTACGACACGTAA
- a CDS encoding SDR family oxidoreductase encodes MRILLTGATGYIGKRLLPALIIKGHQVVCAVRDPKRFHPPKSLLDHIEVIQLDLLDQDSLQTIPTDIGAAYYLIHSMAATSDYEEMELQSAHNFRRAIEGTEAQQVIYLSGIANQKKLSKHLRSRKMVEKELRRGDYHLTSLRAGIIIGSGSAPFEIIRDLVEKLPLIVGPKWLETKSQPICITDVITYLSECLFLPASYNKNFDIGGPDILTYREMLLICAETRGLTRKIYTVPLMTPRLASYGLHFLTSTSYPLARSLVDSITVEVTCRGNDIKKIIPSKNISYREALERAFLKIESKEIPSSWKDSFASGGLKMSISDFIDVPTFGCFIDKQIETIEDREACLNNIWRIGGNTGWYCADWLWRIRGVVDKIFGGVGLRRGRTHPDHIATGDALDFWRVLYADRDEGRLLLFAEMKIPGEAWLEFRVEDNKLYQTATFRPRGVLGRLYWYSILPFHGFIFPNMSKRLGGSGYKR; translated from the coding sequence ATGAGAATTCTCCTCACAGGCGCAACAGGATATATAGGCAAAAGGCTTCTGCCCGCCCTTATCATCAAGGGGCATCAAGTTGTCTGTGCTGTTCGGGACCCCAAGAGGTTCCACCCTCCCAAATCATTGCTCGACCATATCGAAGTCATCCAATTAGATCTGCTCGATCAAGACTCTCTGCAAACTATCCCCACCGACATAGGAGCTGCCTACTATCTCATCCACTCCATGGCCGCTACCTCCGACTACGAGGAGATGGAGCTCCAGTCAGCTCATAATTTTCGCCGGGCAATCGAAGGTACAGAGGCTCAACAGGTTATCTACCTCAGTGGCATCGCCAACCAGAAAAAACTCTCTAAACACCTTCGCTCCAGAAAGATGGTCGAAAAAGAACTCCGAAGGGGAGACTACCACCTGACAAGCCTTCGAGCCGGAATTATTATCGGCTCGGGAAGCGCCCCCTTCGAAATCATTCGAGACCTGGTGGAAAAGCTCCCCCTGATCGTTGGCCCCAAATGGCTTGAAACCAAATCTCAACCAATCTGTATTACCGATGTCATCACCTATCTCTCCGAATGCCTCTTTCTACCGGCAAGCTATAATAAAAACTTTGATATAGGCGGGCCGGACATTCTCACCTATCGGGAGATGCTTCTGATCTGTGCTGAGACACGTGGTCTGACGAGAAAAATATACACCGTCCCTCTCATGACACCACGTCTGGCCTCATACGGCCTGCACTTTCTCACCTCCACCTCCTACCCCCTAGCCAGGTCACTGGTGGACAGCATAACAGTGGAGGTCACCTGCCGCGGCAATGACATTAAGAAGATTATTCCAAGCAAGAACATCTCGTACCGGGAGGCACTGGAAAGGGCCTTCTTAAAAATCGAGAGCAAGGAGATCCCATCAAGCTGGAAGGACTCCTTCGCAAGCGGGGGGCTGAAGATGAGCATTTCTGATTTTATCGATGTGCCCACCTTTGGTTGCTTTATCGATAAACAGATAGAGACAATAGAAGACAGAGAGGCGTGTCTCAATAATATATGGCGAATAGGAGGCAATACCGGTTGGTACTGCGCCGACTGGCTCTGGCGTATACGGGGAGTTGTCGACAAAATATTTGGCGGTGTCGGCCTGCGAAGAGGACGCACCCACCCGGATCATATCGCCACAGGAGATGCCCTCGATTTCTGGCGAGTACTCTACGCCGACAGAGACGAGGGCCGCCTCCTTCTCTTTGCCGAGATGAAAATTCCCGGAGAGGCCTGGCTTGAATTCAGGGTGGAGGACAACAAGCTCTACCAAACCGCCACATTTCGTCCACGGGGTGTTCTCGGCCGTCTCTACTGGTACTCCATCCTGCCCTTCCATGGCTTCATCTTCCCCAACATGAGCAAAAGGCTGGGGGGATCAGGCTACAAGAGGTAA
- a CDS encoding SGNH/GDSL hydrolase family protein, translating to MAQLLFIGDSLIEGGAPWSDRIPQHKIESLGIPGARTDELLARLPLLTTATPPDLTLISIGTNNIYQQDLSFHQSLQEIILFCRKNFPSSKILLENIFPMHLSHITAEQIEAVNRDIALLARQTGSCLLDMHAVFTAAKSENIFQQDNIHLTERGYAVWTRKIQEHVAFLIEAE from the coding sequence ATGGCTCAATTGCTATTTATCGGTGATTCTCTCATAGAGGGCGGTGCCCCCTGGTCAGATCGTATTCCACAGCACAAAATAGAAAGTCTCGGTATTCCTGGAGCACGGACAGATGAGCTTCTAGCCAGACTGCCCCTGCTCACCACTGCTACTCCACCTGACCTGACCCTTATCTCTATCGGCACCAATAATATCTACCAGCAAGATCTCTCTTTTCACCAGTCCCTGCAGGAGATTATCCTTTTCTGCCGAAAGAATTTTCCCTCTAGCAAAATTTTGCTGGAAAATATTTTTCCCATGCACCTTTCCCATATTACTGCAGAACAAATAGAGGCTGTCAACAGGGATATTGCCCTACTTGCCAGACAAACGGGCAGTTGCCTCCTTGATATGCATGCTGTATTTACAGCAGCAAAGTCAGAAAACATTTTTCAACAGGACAATATCCATCTCACCGAAAGAGGTTATGCCGTCTGGACCAGGAAGATCCAAGAGCATGTCGCCTTTCTTATCGAGGCTGAATAA
- a CDS encoding OmpP1/FadL family transporter, with protein MKKKISALALISLMVAANASASGFRIPEQSVDSTAKAGANIASSTRADATYFNPANMSWLEDGTMIQGNLTYIHLTKNEYHGADGYSSNAEDENFVMPTGFIVSPYFGDFRFGISNTSPYGLAKRWKNNAGTGSAREFSMETFELNPTLSYRINDKVSLAGGVRMMYANATIKNVLYDMEGDTIEWGYNLALSVRPVESWNISATYRSKIDLNFSESDVRFNPTASGLLPPSAIISASTSVPAPAVLALSTSFQPLENLTVELTVDRTFWSAYDQLNIVTNPAGYSKSFLKDWDDGNAYRLGLSYDLNDALTLMAGFAYDECPSPNSTVGFELPDAPAWLYSVGFQYAMTENLDVGMAVLYDYKEERDVNHPGIGAVGEFTNGGAFLVSTGLNYRF; from the coding sequence ATGAAAAAGAAGATTTCTGCACTGGCCCTGATAAGCCTTATGGTGGCGGCAAACGCCTCTGCCTCAGGTTTTAGAATTCCAGAGCAATCTGTTGATTCCACGGCTAAGGCCGGTGCCAATATAGCCTCGTCTACCCGGGCCGATGCCACCTATTTTAACCCTGCCAATATGTCATGGCTGGAAGATGGGACCATGATTCAGGGTAACCTGACCTATATCCATCTCACCAAGAATGAGTACCATGGAGCTGATGGATATTCGTCTAATGCAGAGGATGAAAATTTTGTGATGCCCACCGGTTTTATCGTCTCCCCGTATTTTGGAGATTTTCGCTTTGGTATCTCCAATACCTCTCCCTATGGCCTTGCCAAGAGATGGAAGAATAATGCCGGAACTGGCTCTGCCCGCGAGTTTTCCATGGAGACCTTCGAGCTGAACCCCACCCTCTCCTATCGTATTAACGATAAGGTCTCTCTGGCCGGTGGAGTACGGATGATGTACGCCAATGCCACCATAAAAAATGTATTGTACGATATGGAGGGGGATACTATCGAGTGGGGCTATAATCTGGCCCTCTCTGTTCGTCCTGTGGAGAGTTGGAATATCTCGGCCACCTATCGTTCCAAGATTGATCTGAACTTTTCTGAGAGCGATGTACGCTTTAATCCTACAGCTAGTGGTCTCTTGCCCCCATCGGCTATAATATCGGCGTCCACTAGTGTGCCAGCACCTGCAGTCTTAGCCCTCAGTACCTCGTTTCAACCCCTTGAAAATCTGACCGTAGAACTGACCGTAGATAGAACATTTTGGTCAGCATACGATCAGCTTAATATTGTAACAAATCCAGCAGGTTATTCAAAATCTTTTCTGAAAGATTGGGATGATGGCAATGCCTACCGTCTTGGCCTTAGCTATGATCTTAACGATGCCCTGACCCTGATGGCTGGTTTTGCCTACGATGAGTGTCCGTCCCCCAATAGCACCGTGGGCTTTGAGCTCCCAGACGCACCTGCCTGGCTCTACTCCGTTGGCTTTCAGTATGCCATGACCGAGAACCTCGATGTAGGTATGGCTGTCCTCTATGACTACAAAGAAGAAAGAGATGTTAATCATCCAGGCATTGGCGCTGTTGGTGAATTTACCAATGGTGGTGCCTTCTTGGTTAGCACTGGCCTGAATTATCGTTTTTAG
- a CDS encoding ketopantoate reductase family protein — translation MKIVIIGPGSMGLLIASKLALAGNEPLLLDYRQERAERLNQTGIIYQNRQDKQICRPKFISQPRNLTNIDALIFCVKSYSLSQSLQFCQPLLERCSLALFMQNGISHLQPRRPDHVSAAFASTTEGAYLVEPGHIYHAGQGITKIGFLANAPEKSQRLLKELITELNSSGLKSEESKTIEEVVWSKLLVNIGINGLTAIYNCTNGELLKRPEAQARMKRAVTEAEEVARAIGIKLPPDPLEQVRAVCRATENNISSMLQDIRAGRSTEIRAINVALLEIATQHGIACPENALIVSEVLRKEALRLEL, via the coding sequence ATGAAAATTGTTATTATCGGCCCGGGTTCCATGGGCCTACTCATCGCCTCAAAACTTGCCTTGGCAGGTAATGAGCCGCTCCTGCTTGATTATCGGCAGGAGCGGGCAGAGAGGCTGAACCAAACGGGAATCATCTACCAAAACCGGCAGGATAAACAGATCTGCCGACCGAAATTTATCTCCCAGCCCAGGAACCTCACCAACATTGATGCCCTTATCTTTTGTGTCAAGTCCTACTCACTGAGCCAATCCCTTCAGTTTTGCCAACCTCTTTTAGAGCGGTGCTCCCTGGCCCTCTTTATGCAAAATGGCATCAGTCATCTCCAACCACGCCGGCCCGATCATGTAAGCGCCGCCTTTGCCAGCACCACCGAAGGCGCTTACCTGGTAGAGCCGGGCCATATCTATCATGCCGGTCAGGGAATAACTAAAATCGGCTTTCTTGCCAATGCCCCCGAGAAGAGCCAACGTCTTCTTAAAGAGCTTATTACGGAACTGAACAGTTCAGGTCTAAAAAGCGAAGAGAGCAAGACGATAGAGGAGGTTGTCTGGTCTAAGCTCCTGGTCAATATTGGCATTAACGGCCTGACAGCCATCTACAACTGCACCAATGGCGAGCTACTCAAACGACCCGAGGCGCAGGCACGAATGAAAAGGGCCGTGACCGAGGCAGAAGAGGTGGCCCGGGCAATTGGTATAAAACTGCCGCCAGACCCCCTTGAGCAGGTACGGGCCGTCTGCCGGGCAACAGAAAACAATATATCATCAATGCTCCAGGATATCAGGGCGGGACGAAGTACTGAGATCAGGGCTATCAATGTGGCTCTGTTAGAAATTGCCACGCAGCATGGTATTGCCTGTCCTGAAAATGCCCTTATAGTATCTGAGGTGCTCCGAAAAGAAGCTTTAAGACTGGAGCTATAG
- a CDS encoding arylesterase yields MNKIYAVLLLFALCACRGEGVVSGKNGGRILAVGDSLTAGYGLEKEDAYPALLQTKLARMGYAFEVINLGVSGEVSAQTLARASDILAYEPDIVILETGANDGLRGYAPAKIKDNISQLLQIFADNDVVVVLAGMKVRATRGQAYMQRYNRIYSQLEEDYSPVFFPFFLEGVALDWRYNQLDRLHPNQAGYQIIVDNILPFVVKGIERVEVNR; encoded by the coding sequence ATGAATAAAATATATGCTGTACTGCTGTTATTCGCCCTTTGTGCCTGCCGTGGCGAGGGTGTTGTGTCCGGGAAAAATGGGGGGCGTATTCTTGCTGTGGGTGATAGCCTGACTGCTGGCTATGGCCTGGAAAAGGAGGATGCCTACCCAGCCCTACTCCAGACAAAACTTGCCCGGATGGGTTATGCCTTTGAGGTTATAAACCTTGGCGTAAGTGGGGAGGTCAGTGCTCAAACCCTTGCCCGTGCATCTGATATTTTGGCCTATGAGCCTGATATTGTTATCCTGGAGACAGGCGCTAACGATGGCCTTAGGGGCTATGCCCCTGCCAAAATAAAGGATAATATTTCTCAGTTACTGCAAATTTTTGCAGATAATGACGTTGTTGTTGTCCTGGCGGGGATGAAGGTTAGGGCGACCAGGGGGCAGGCCTATATGCAGAGATACAATAGGATCTATTCTCAGCTGGAAGAGGATTATAGTCCTGTCTTTTTTCCATTTTTTCTAGAGGGTGTTGCCCTCGACTGGCGTTATAATCAGTTGGATAGGCTTCACCCCAACCAGGCGGGCTATCAAATAATTGTTGATAATATCTTGCCCTTTGTGGTTAAAGGCATAGAACGGGTTGAGGTGAACAGGTAG
- a CDS encoding 5' nucleotidase, NT5C type has protein sequence MQIPAGEIGFDFDGVIANTASYFINLAKEKHNIHINLEDITNFDVEECLNMSKEMADDIFMEIMQDSMSTRLQPLAGAIQTLSKIAQKHSATIITARPIQRPVEIWLERHFSAEILPKINLVAMGDHDGKVRYARERGIKYFVDDRADTCLQFARENFTPLVFEQPWNRGRHSLTTVSNWQEIQDLVEI, from the coding sequence ATGCAAATTCCAGCAGGAGAGATAGGATTTGATTTTGATGGGGTAATAGCCAACACCGCCTCATACTTTATCAACTTGGCCAAAGAAAAACACAACATCCACATTAACCTTGAAGATATCACCAATTTTGACGTGGAAGAATGCCTCAACATGAGCAAGGAGATGGCCGACGACATTTTCATGGAGATCATGCAGGACTCAATGAGCACAAGACTGCAGCCACTGGCAGGTGCCATCCAGACCCTGAGCAAAATTGCCCAAAAGCACTCCGCAACCATTATCACCGCCCGCCCCATCCAGAGGCCCGTAGAGATCTGGTTGGAGAGACATTTTTCTGCAGAGATACTGCCTAAAATCAATCTGGTGGCCATGGGAGATCACGACGGCAAAGTTCGCTACGCACGGGAGCGGGGCATAAAATACTTTGTTGACGACAGGGCCGATACCTGTCTCCAGTTCGCCCGTGAAAACTTCACCCCCCTGGTATTTGAGCAACCGTGGAATAGGGGACGACATAGTCTCACCACCGTTTCCAATTGGCAGGAGATTCAAGACCTTGTCGAAATATAG